The Syngnathus scovelli strain Florida chromosome 13, RoL_Ssco_1.2, whole genome shotgun sequence genome has a window encoding:
- the add1 gene encoding alpha-adducin isoform X2, with translation MNGDSGAGVVTAHPPATAPHKERYFDRAVDESSPEYQRERNMAPALRQDFNMMEQKKRVSMILQSPVFCDELESMIQDQLKKGKTPTSLLALQQIADFMTTSMPAMCPAAPQGGMAALNMSLGMVTPVNDLRGSDSISYDKGEKLLRCKLAAFYRLTDLFGWSQLIYNHLTVRVSSEEDRFLICPFGLLYSEVTASSLVKIDLSGDIVDRGSTNLGVNGAGFNLHAAVYAARPDVKCVVHIHTAAGAAVSAMKCGLLPISPEALALGEVAYHDYQGIVVDEEERVDIQKNLGKNAKVLILRNHGLLSVGETVEEAFYYIHNLVNACEIQVRTLASAGGPDNLVMLDPSKYKSRPRVPEPAGDGSTAQPKWLVGEQEFEALMRMLDNLGYRTGYPYRCPALRDKGKKYSDAESAHLAGFTYGEDSDSGARSPMKHSFQRGQRDKTRWLNAGGRPDEPGEDGPDGGSPKSKPKVWTNITHDHVKPLLQSLSSGVCVPSCITNCLWTKEDGMRQAAVANQFIPMNTNPKEVLEMRNKIREQNLQDIKTAGPQSQVLCVGSVVERNFQQDAPLSDCTDTIDGLDASEGSYSPARSIRKGELVTASKAIIEKEYQPKVIVSKQGPNPFNKLTDQELDEYRREVELKQKGPEVQDEGDCKAALSSKLESVLTVEAPVPPPVLSEPGTATASGQGPPPLDLVDAVHPDSPHKEFHCAVLRALSKEPMEANQPEDQELEEPEEEAKDPKATCTPPSTPVRAEEEASFTRVEMIKGMALIKILLFK, from the exons ATGAACGGCGACTCAGGTGCCGGTGTGGTGACGGCCCACCCTCCCGCCACCGCCCCCCACAAGGAGCGCTACTTTGACCGGGCGGTGGACGAGAGCAGCCCCGAGTACCAGCGCGAGAGAAACATGGCGCCCGCCCTGCGCCAGGATTTCAACATGATGGAACAGAAGAAGCGAGTCTCCATGATCCTGCAGAGCCCG GTGTTCTGCGACGAGCTGGAGTCCATGATCCAAGATCAACTGAAGAAAGGCAAGACACCCACCAGCCTGCTGGCCTTGCAGCAGATTGCCGACTTCATGACCACCAGCATGCCCGCCATGTGTCCTGCTGCGCCGCAGGGGGGTATGGCAGCGCTCAACATGA GTTTGGGTATGGTCACACCGGTGAACGATTTACGTGGATCGGATTCTATCTCGTATGACAAAGGCGAGAAGCTCCTCAGATGCAAGCTGGCAGCGTTCTACCGGCTCACTGACCTGTTTGGCTGGTCGCAACTCATTTACAACCATCTCACA GTAAGGGTGAGCTCCGAGGAAGATCGTTTCCTTATTTGCCCTTTTGGGCTCCTGTATAGTGAAGTTACAGCATCCAGCCTG GTGAAGATAGATTTGTCAGGTGACATCGTGGATCGGGGAAGCACTAACCTTGGTGTCAACGGCGCCGGCTTCAATCTGCATGCCGCCGTCTATGCTGCGCGGCCGGACGTCAAGTGCGTCGTCCATATACACACGGCTGCTGGCGCAGCG GTGTCGGCCATGAAATGCGGCCTGCTACCCATCTCACCTGAGGCTCTTGCCCTCGGTGAGGTGGCCTACCATGACTACCAAGGCATAGTAGTGGATGAGGAGGAACGAGTTGACATTCAGAAGAACTTGGGCAAAAATGCTAAG GTGCTCATCTTAAGGAACCACGGTTTGTTATCAGTTGGCGAAACTGTGGAGGAAGCTTTTTATTACATCCACAACCTGGTCAACGCATGTGAGATTCAG GTGCGAACACTGGCCAGCGCTGGAGGCCCAGATAACCTAGTGATGCTTGACCCAAGCAAGTACAAGTCCCGTCCTCGCGTTCCCGAGCCTGCCGGCGACGGGTCCACCGCCCAGCCCAAGTGGCTAGTGGGGGAGCAAGAGTTTGAGGCTCTCATGCGAATGCTCGACAACCTG GGCTATCGGACCGGCTACCCTTACCGTTGTCCGGCATTACGAGACAAAGGCAAAAAGTACAGTGACGCAGAGAGCGCTCACTTGGCCGGTTTCACTTACGGCGAGGACAGCGACTCGGGCGCTCGCTCCCCAATGAAACACAGCTTCCAGCGCGGCCAGCGCGACAAGACCCGTTGGCTCAATGCCGGCGGTCGGCCCGACGAGCCCGGCGAGGACGGGCCCGACGGCGGAAGCCCCAAGTCGAAGCCTAAGGTGTGGACGAACATAACACATGATCACGTCAAACCCTTGCTGCAGTCTCTCTCGTCCGGTGTCTGCGTGCCAAGCTGTATAACCAACTGCTTG TGGACTAAAGAGGATGGAATGCGACAGGCCGCCGTGGCCAATCAGTTCATCCCGATGAACACCAATCCCAAAGAAGTGCTGGAAATGAGGAATAAG ATCCGCGAGCAGAATCTGCAGGACATTAAGACTGCCGGACCTCAGTCTCAGGTTCTGTGCGTTGGCTCGGTGGTGGAGCGCAACTTTCAGCAG GACGCCCCTCTGTCTGACTGTACAGACACTATTGACGGCCTCGATGCCTCGGAGGGGTCCTATAGTCCTGCTAGATCTATTAGAAAG GGAGAACTGGTGACCGCATCCAAGGCCATCATTGAGAAGGAGTACCAGCCCAAGGTGATTGTCAGCAAGCAGGGGCCCAACCCCTTCAACAAGCTCACCGACCAAGAGCTGGACGAGTATCGTCGAGAGGTAGAGCTGAAGCAGAAAGGACCTGAAG TGCAGGATGAAGGTGATTGCAAGGCAGCACTCTCCTCCAAGCTGGAAAGCGTGCTGACGGTCGAAGCCCCAGTTCCCCCTCCCGTGTTATCTGAACCCGGCACGGCAACAGCCTCCGGGCAGGGGCCCCCGCCCCTTGACCTTGTGGATGCAGTCCACCCGGACTCTCCCCATAAGGAGTTCCACTGCGCCGTGCTGCGAGCCCTCAGCAAGGAGCCGATGGAGGCGAATCAGCCTGAAG ATCAAGAGTTGGAGGAACCAGAGGAAGAGGCCAAAGACCCAAAGGCCACCTGTACACCACCCAGCACTCCAGTCAGGGCAGAGGAAG AGGCCTCCTTCACCAG GGTGGAAATGATCAAAGGAATGGCACTTATTAAGATTTTGCTGTTTAAATGA
- the add1 gene encoding alpha-adducin isoform X13 — MNGDSGAGVVTAHPPATAPHKERYFDRAVDESSPEYQRERNMAPALRQDFNMMEQKKRVSMILQSPVFCDELESMIQDQLKKGKTPTSLLALQQIADFMTTSMPAMCPAAPQGGMAALNMSLGMVTPVNDLRGSDSISYDKGEKLLRCKLAAFYRLTDLFGWSQLIYNHLTVRVSSEEDRFLICPFGLLYSEVTASSLVKIDLSGDIVDRGSTNLGVNGAGFNLHAAVYAARPDVKCVVHIHTAAGAAVSAMKCGLLPISPEALALGEVAYHDYQGIVVDEEERVDIQKNLGKNAKVLILRNHGLLSVGETVEEAFYYIHNLVNACEIQVRTLASAGGPDNLVMLDPSKYKSRPRVPEPAGDGSTAQPKWLVGEQEFEALMRMLDNLGYRTGYPYRCPALRDKGKKYSDAESAHLAGFTYGEDSDSGARSPMKHSFQRGQRDKTRWLNAGGRPDEPGEDGPDGGSPKSKPKWTKEDGMRQAAVANQFIPMNTNPKEVLEMRNKIREQNLQDIKTAGPQSQVLCVGSVVERNFQQGELVTASKAIIEKEYQPKVIVSKQGPNPFNKLTDQELDEYRREVELKQKGPEVQDEGDCKAALSSKLESVLTVEAPVPPPVLSEPGTATASGQGPPPLDLVDAVHPDSPHKEFHCAVLRALSKEPMEANQPEDQELEEPEEEAKDPKATCTPPSTPVRAEEGDGNAKEYLLP, encoded by the exons ATGAACGGCGACTCAGGTGCCGGTGTGGTGACGGCCCACCCTCCCGCCACCGCCCCCCACAAGGAGCGCTACTTTGACCGGGCGGTGGACGAGAGCAGCCCCGAGTACCAGCGCGAGAGAAACATGGCGCCCGCCCTGCGCCAGGATTTCAACATGATGGAACAGAAGAAGCGAGTCTCCATGATCCTGCAGAGCCCG GTGTTCTGCGACGAGCTGGAGTCCATGATCCAAGATCAACTGAAGAAAGGCAAGACACCCACCAGCCTGCTGGCCTTGCAGCAGATTGCCGACTTCATGACCACCAGCATGCCCGCCATGTGTCCTGCTGCGCCGCAGGGGGGTATGGCAGCGCTCAACATGA GTTTGGGTATGGTCACACCGGTGAACGATTTACGTGGATCGGATTCTATCTCGTATGACAAAGGCGAGAAGCTCCTCAGATGCAAGCTGGCAGCGTTCTACCGGCTCACTGACCTGTTTGGCTGGTCGCAACTCATTTACAACCATCTCACA GTAAGGGTGAGCTCCGAGGAAGATCGTTTCCTTATTTGCCCTTTTGGGCTCCTGTATAGTGAAGTTACAGCATCCAGCCTG GTGAAGATAGATTTGTCAGGTGACATCGTGGATCGGGGAAGCACTAACCTTGGTGTCAACGGCGCCGGCTTCAATCTGCATGCCGCCGTCTATGCTGCGCGGCCGGACGTCAAGTGCGTCGTCCATATACACACGGCTGCTGGCGCAGCG GTGTCGGCCATGAAATGCGGCCTGCTACCCATCTCACCTGAGGCTCTTGCCCTCGGTGAGGTGGCCTACCATGACTACCAAGGCATAGTAGTGGATGAGGAGGAACGAGTTGACATTCAGAAGAACTTGGGCAAAAATGCTAAG GTGCTCATCTTAAGGAACCACGGTTTGTTATCAGTTGGCGAAACTGTGGAGGAAGCTTTTTATTACATCCACAACCTGGTCAACGCATGTGAGATTCAG GTGCGAACACTGGCCAGCGCTGGAGGCCCAGATAACCTAGTGATGCTTGACCCAAGCAAGTACAAGTCCCGTCCTCGCGTTCCCGAGCCTGCCGGCGACGGGTCCACCGCCCAGCCCAAGTGGCTAGTGGGGGAGCAAGAGTTTGAGGCTCTCATGCGAATGCTCGACAACCTG GGCTATCGGACCGGCTACCCTTACCGTTGTCCGGCATTACGAGACAAAGGCAAAAAGTACAGTGACGCAGAGAGCGCTCACTTGGCCGGTTTCACTTACGGCGAGGACAGCGACTCGGGCGCTCGCTCCCCAATGAAACACAGCTTCCAGCGCGGCCAGCGCGACAAGACCCGTTGGCTCAATGCCGGCGGTCGGCCCGACGAGCCCGGCGAGGACGGGCCCGACGGCGGAAGCCCCAAGTCGAAGCCTAAG TGGACTAAAGAGGATGGAATGCGACAGGCCGCCGTGGCCAATCAGTTCATCCCGATGAACACCAATCCCAAAGAAGTGCTGGAAATGAGGAATAAG ATCCGCGAGCAGAATCTGCAGGACATTAAGACTGCCGGACCTCAGTCTCAGGTTCTGTGCGTTGGCTCGGTGGTGGAGCGCAACTTTCAGCAG GGAGAACTGGTGACCGCATCCAAGGCCATCATTGAGAAGGAGTACCAGCCCAAGGTGATTGTCAGCAAGCAGGGGCCCAACCCCTTCAACAAGCTCACCGACCAAGAGCTGGACGAGTATCGTCGAGAGGTAGAGCTGAAGCAGAAAGGACCTGAAG TGCAGGATGAAGGTGATTGCAAGGCAGCACTCTCCTCCAAGCTGGAAAGCGTGCTGACGGTCGAAGCCCCAGTTCCCCCTCCCGTGTTATCTGAACCCGGCACGGCAACAGCCTCCGGGCAGGGGCCCCCGCCCCTTGACCTTGTGGATGCAGTCCACCCGGACTCTCCCCATAAGGAGTTCCACTGCGCCGTGCTGCGAGCCCTCAGCAAGGAGCCGATGGAGGCGAATCAGCCTGAAG ATCAAGAGTTGGAGGAACCAGAGGAAGAGGCCAAAGACCCAAAGGCCACCTGTACACCACCCAGCACTCCAGTCAGGGCAGAGGAAG GAGATGGAAATGCAAAAGAGTACCTGTTACCATAG